The Mercurialis annua linkage group LG7, ddMerAnnu1.2, whole genome shotgun sequence genome includes the window tcttgtgcgaaagccTTGAGTTTCGATTCTTTTACCATTCTTTTTGGccttaatatacatattattcataaaaaaaaagttgctCAGAGACAATAACAGAATAACATACCGAGTATGTTCCAAGATCATTTGCAAGTCTTGAAATCAAGGATGCCAATTTAATCACAGTAGGAGACTTTTTTATGTATGCTGATGCTTCCTCTGAAATTTGATTTGAGATTGTAAAAACTGCATGGACTACTAGCAATGGCGTAGCTATTGAAACCCATCCATTTTCCAGATATCCTTGTAGAGTTGGTATGTATCCATTATAATACCATTTGGCCTCTATTAAATAGGCTTTACATAAATCTGCCCACTGAAAATTCAAGATGCTAtttttatttggcttaattacttaaaaaactctcacttttaattttattttcgtttataccctgattttggaaaattgtcacatatactcatgaacttatctttatgtttcacctctaccctaaatttcaaaaaaagatgacttattgaaaataactaaatataagggttattttatatctttttctaatacaaaaattataaacaaatactttatctttaaaaacgttcaaataagtcctaaaattaattaattttttaatttaaataaaataaaataaataaaatattttttattaattacaaacTACAATTAtactccaatttaaaaaaaactgctaatattattatttaaaacaaaattcgATTTTCAAAAATGACACCGGAAAAGGAGGAGCgctcctccatggaaggaggagcactcctccttccatggaggaacaatgtgttcctccatggaaggaggaacacGATGTTCCTCCTTTCCATAGAGGAACACGATGTTCCTCCTTGGAaaggaggaacagatctgttcctcctttccatggaggaacagatctgttcctccttCCGTGGAAGGAGGACGAAGGTTCCTCCTTCCACGGAAGGAGGACGGTGACGGTGGATggagtttattttttaaaaagaataatttaattttgtttaaagtgtttttttacggtttttaattttgatagtgGATTCTAAAATTGGAGTACGGTTATAGGTCGggaataattataattaattgattttattaaagaagaaggtgtttttgtataattaataacattgacgtgtaattagaatatatactaaaaacgaaggactattttaatttttttttcaaatgaaaagaggtaaatttaatacctcgagggtagaggCGAAACATAAAGATAAGGTTATGAGTATATGTGATAATTTTCCTAGGTTAGAATATAAACGACAAAgaagttaaaggtgagggttttttttaagtaattaagcctttttattttatctattcaacatgttatttttaattttatttatatcgtgactattttttattattattattatagagAAAAACAGCTTGTAGAAAGATTAAATACATGATCTCAACAAAATGCATCCCAGCGCTTACACTAATTGAGCTTTGATTATGTAATAGCTATCTAATAGTTGTCTATTATAGTCAAATTCAttcaatttattcaaaaaagataaacaaaagaaatgataattatttgtgAGTTGTCTGTTGATCACACCTAATTAATTTAAGGTTTATcatcttaaaaatattaaatatttttgcttGAGATCGATTTTAAAACCACCAATATTAGCCAATTTTCAAtaagtacattttaattttagccgatgctcattttttttaaaaaaatatcaaaccttttttatttgttttaattatggtcattttgtcaatttttttttcataactttaataagtatttttcaaatgaaaaatagttagatttggttagaattgaatatgtttgaaaagatttagtattattttgaaaaaaaaagatcaatcgGATAAAATTGAGAATACATTTATTGAAAACAGGCTAAATTGAtggttttaaaaggtttgttTAGAATTGAGCTCACTCGGAAAGGTTTagtattgtcacgacccgatttccgcctcgaaactcgagccgagaccggcgctagggaatgggaatggttgttccgaaacccgtagcaagcctaaaacctctataaatttttcgcctcttaaatataaatatatatcgtacatcgcgtacgacccgttttcagaaaacaccgttaaaacatttttccgtttaacgtggaaaacacattctgaaaatattcatataggcgatatcgcgctttcagaaatgctggttgaataaccctagttattctgacccacgcgcatttctgaaaacaggtgcggtggtacagggacttggctcacgtgccttgcctcgcaggcagccctgtttctaaccgcgcacccgaacaatatgtttaataaaatatatagaacactttccttttcaaagcgttatatcaaacatatttaaaaacatgcacagcaggcacacaaacgtaaggccagctaaaactacacacagtgtctttgcagaccaaagacacgaagcttggccacccgtaggggacaccataaaacaccatatgcctattgagtagccacttattagagctagacaaagtcaggttcctatcagagtatatagacagaggaaccatgacgtggctacaggcatatcgaacctatatacactattgcagcagctaagagtttaaagtgttatttacataataacagaataagcttccctgatggaaaagggtggaagctcgaccagacccggtagctaggtacctgaaaatgataaacaacaacggggtcagaaatataaatatttctgagtgagtagataggtttacaattaaataccaaaatcgcgtatatacaaaatatcggtatataaaaatattaccagtcctcgatccaaatgaaaccctaatcctgattacgttataatgctatcatatatataatgcagatgcacaactcttgtttaatacaggatgtgctgtatacatatgtatcacagccatcttgactctgtatagggttgctgggccggaacttaaatcactgccacctcaggactacccattaggtttaagccgctttataagcatctggcttaaaacctaatctcaatatgtatgcttataatatttacctctcatctagttcattaacaccggtgatcacacagtcctattgttgcccaatagatagctcgtttcagtggatcttccttggctaagtttcatacttagtgcgatttatggatttaaaacaattgaatactaatattcaaaagtaaacaaatgaactcacaaacaccgctaggtctggaacttaatcctgtggttgtggtcagactgctggctagctggtcggactaaacacacaaagcaaacaggataaaacacatcaatatatgtttcctataaaatttctaggtccttaaacccagatctaggtcaaacatgtaatcatttaaacatatagcacttatggtctgttttcttttaaaaccatattatagattctcgttttgagaaaacgttctaacttctctctagaagttattttaggtatcacaatacctaaagaaaaccatttatagtatagacctaattgtcaaaacaattctcggtcatatactaagtatttagcaaaagcgattgctaaatctttaaaaccgtttaaacgttgactttaactcttttaaagtccattataaacgtttaacttaacttttaaaatctccttttaaaagtctttaggtttagtatataaaaccttttcaatttcttctaacacaagttatcgttttaaaacgttttcgaatcaacgaaactacgtcaagttcttagggcaaaaagccccgaaAAGTCCCCCCTTATCGACATCTCggcatggtgcacgatcgtgcaccttgggtgcatgatcgtgcaccccagggcagtgcacgatcgtgcacaattggtgcacgttcgtgcaccccagatggtgcacgttcgtgcaccttgggtgcacgttcgtgcaccctctcatggtgcacgttcgtgcaccaaatggtgcacgttcgtgcacccgagtgcacagccccgggaaagttgatttcccgggctttccgacgtgctttaactccatttttccgcccctaacacgtatacacattccaatctatccatattcacgttcgaaacgtaaaactaatacgtttacgttcgattcgatacggtaaccgtttataaacgaatatatattcaaaatatatcaaaatatatcaaaataaacgtttaatacgggtatactacctcgattacttgagtaatcgttgaagaaatggagttagaattgAAAAACGGACGAAGCGGCGCGAAACCCTAAATCGCCGAAGTCTTCAGAGCTTAGCAGCTCAATTCCTTTCtttctgaagaaagaaatgaaGGAGATGGCCTTCATTTAGTAACTTAGGTTTGTATATATAGTAATTGGCTAAATGTCCACTTTAGTACTAGCTTCTTAATTGGTCGTCCGtagctcaaacggaaacgatttccaaatttcgtgaaaattttaccaaaaatctaataaaatatagaaagaataaaaatattatttttattcccatccgacttatattttattcttaataaatcatttttgatttattaagcccgcattaactgcgcttgataaaatttctgcttccaaattttatcaaattttcacgataacctttttaaaatattttgcgaatattggcaccaataatattcgctagggacttatgaattattctgcacccaattcataaatccatattctctccgttaactatataactaaccaaatttaaattctaaaaatttaaatttgtaatcctatagccatattaaaaatttagggacacttgtaaattaaatttatcttaaaatttaatttacctacgtccgtctaataaaatattagacacgtggctatattttaaatccttaaatttccgggttattacaagTATATTTAAGACATATAACTTAAATACatataattgtataaaattagctgtaattgatataaaatgttttaaatatgctataaataatagaatttataaatttaattataattgataaaaataataaatgattAAATTCATGATTTCTTTATtgtgatatttttatttgaaagagtttatGCATTTGTCCAACTAAATAactagaaaataaaaacaacccAAAATTGACACCACATACGAcatttttcaacaatttaagacatgaaatgttaaaaaagtttataaacaatttttataaagtattttttatgtaattaagaAAGGAGAGTGCTTATAGGAGAAATTAACCCACGACCTACCATAATATTGATTATCACTAatataaaatatctttaaaatcataattttttaatttttttaatttttttaatgatcatataaataataataatttatatatacttaaaagtttaaaatttaaattcatagtGATTACCCTCTCCGTGTTTTTACTTGTCCATTTAACCGAAATTGTACATACtaaaagatataatttattCATCTTTAATTATAAGCATAAATACTATAGTCATATtagttaatatttataaattaaattatagagtcatttattaaaaatagatacATTTGATTGATGAAACTGATCTTAAAAACTTAAATGGACAAATAATTATAGACACATACATTTAGTTAAATGGACAAGCAATTAAAAAAACGGTAAGTAATAAATTATCTATAAATTtcataactataattaaaatttaacaaatgtaataaaacataaaagcTCAAAAACGTCCATTGAGAATAAAGTGAATAATAAAGCttatgaataacatatttatattttcatttttgtggAGAACTCTTGCAATTTTATTTATAGGAAATTGCGTCGAATGTTTGTTATTTATAGAAACCGCTTCCATTTGTttcatatgaaattttaaaagtttcggGCACCAAAACATTTTCGAAAACACAGCTTCTTTAGGATTTCTGTATTTCATTGGTccagatatttttttattcatgcTATCTTAATCATAGTAATTCATAAGATATCGTCTTTAGGTAAGGATAAGAATGATATTCCATCTAATCCAATAACATTTGTCGCTTTTAGCTATGTTATGtagatatcaaaaaaaataaccgtattttgatttgtatatattttaatcaatttatctatattaattaattactattatttttatgtgtGATTGGTTTTCTTAGTCtcgaaaaattatatattaataaaaaatatttgaaaaaaatagcaataaacggtatttcaaattctaaaataataaatattatgaactaataaaaaaaattcaaaagcgATAAATATTATTGACCGGATGAGGTTAGAAAGAAACATTATCCCTTTCTTTACGTAAGAAATGATGTGCACATCTCGATCTTGGAGATCATCAAAAGCCAATTCATTGATAGAATTGTACAAAGCAAGAAAACAAATTTGCATATAGTGAGGAAGCTCATCCATTGCATTCAAATCCCATCTCACAACAGCATCTGTAAACAGCTCTAACTCCTCCAAATTTCCGTACACATCATAAATGTCATCAATTACTGTTATAAGTGCGCCTGCTTTGGATAATACTCTTCTTGTGTATCCATATTCAGGCTCAAATATTGCCCCCACACTCCAAAACATTACCTCCACCAATCTGTTTCTTGCAAATTCCAACTTTTCACCCAATCCAGTCCTTTTCCACCACCTTGCATGTATtccaaatcaaacaaaacataatttttgtGACTTTTATGGAAAATATATAGATTCGTAtgactttttttttgataaaaaacgatttgttaatattttttctaaCCAAACAATACATTcagttaaatccataaattagttttttattcTCAATTCCCTCGATCCAAATAATGCCAGAggtttatttgaaaaaaaagagtaaaacTAGCACAAAATAACTTAATGAAATTGGCTTGATGCCGTAAAAATATCCGACATTTTAGCTCATTTTCAATCTTATCCCGACGTTGAAAACTATtaaattttaccctatttcacattttttcgTATCAATTGTATTCGTAAGAACTAAATTGACAtatttttaatagtaaaaagtttaaaatgttcttcaaaaaagttcaatttagtgtaAAAAGGGTCAGTTTGaagaatatttttaaacttttttcaaataaaaaagattaatttaatgtttaaggatattatcgaaacaagaaatataaaataggatgAAATGGACCAGTTTTTAACGTCAGGATATGATTGAAAAGAGATTAGTCGAGTGTTTTTAAGGCATTAGACCATAAAATAATGAGTACCTGGAGACATGTTTGAGATCTTGCTGGTGAATAGCTTGTAACATATTGAAATCCAATTTAGCAAGTTCAAGAAATGTAGGGTTCATATTTTTATTCAGCTCATACACATCAATGAACCACCTAGCCTCCCACCTTTGCGTCCTCCAATGCAAAGGAAGCTCCAAGGCACGCCTCACAAGCACTACCAGATATTCTTCTTCaccaatatttttttctttcacatATTTCTGAAGATGCTTGATACAGAATTTTTGAGCATCTTCTAATAAATTCTCACCTTCTACCATAAGATATGAAGCTTCATACAAATATAATAGTCCTTTCAAATCATCTTCAACACAATCCTTGAATTTTCCTTGCTCATCAATGAAACTAGTAAAAATTTCTGTCACAAAAACattcatattatatttatttaggaCAATCTTTCAATTTTCCTTTCTCATCAACGAACACGGTGAATTTTTTTgtcattaaaaaatttatcttatatttaaGATTACATTGTATTTATTAGATATTATCATACgcttaatcatccaaaaatattttactttttttgacttttttatttgtattcaaaactttcaaaatcgtcaattttatctcattttcaattttaatttcaaattcatGTTTTTTCTGTCTATAAATGttaaaatatgtttttcatatttaaaacgTAGTCTAAATAAGACCTTGATATTTTATAAAGTGCTGAAATTAAACCTACACGCATGTCGAATGTAAACAatatatttgaaactttttttatattttttaaatggcATTCCTTCATGATGTCAATGCAAAAAGATGAGATATTTTTAGATAATAAagtctttttaaaatatgtgaATAAACgtgtgtttttttttcatatttaagcTATTAGCGTTTTTAAGttgtttttcttaattatttaaGCTCCTAAGGATAAGGACTATACCTTGATTTGTAGAATATCCATATTGTCTTAGTAGTCGAAATTCAAGGGCAGTGGCATGTAAATCATATTGTTTCTTGTGTGCATAATTAATGGTGTGTAAGTTTGTCAAGGAAGCTTCTATTTCATTGTGAAAATGGTATGAAAATCCAAGTCTTTGCATGCAGTCGATCATTTCAAGCTGATCTAAAGGACTTGTTGTTTCTTCAAACATCATCTTTACCACTCCTTTCAACTTGTTGAGTTTTTCACTATATTGCTTGGCCTGTATTGATTTGACATTTAAGTCTTTATTAGACTTCATATACATAAATTGTAGGCCGAAGATACAATTGGGGTCCTTATGTTAGGTTGGGATTTCCCTACTTACCTTAAATTTGATATTGGGTTAAGAaaaggaaaatataaaaaaatagtaacttTTTAGAATATATGGAAAAATAGTACTTCAGATTTAAATTTATGATGGTAATAGTAATTAATCtttttagaggaaattacaccatttaccaaaaaaaatgaaaatatataaaaccacaaattgacttttttcatttacaaaaatcctaattgatttaaaaataattacaaaagtaccaaaaaataaaaaataattacaaacatacggtgtatattgttggtataatgtcagtatactaataaactaacattatatcaacattatgcATACTGAGatcttattaatattaaataaaaatttattaaaattatatcaaatcgtatactaaaaattaaattaataatataccacaattataccaacaatatatcaagagtatacacatcaaaatatactgaaattttattattagataaaaattacaccaacattacaccacatcgtatactaaaaattaaactagcaatatactaaaattatatcaaaaatatacaaattctctagttcattaccaactattgtgaaaaatacatatataaaaaatatacatgttatcaactagaaaatatatatataaattattatcgatataccaaaaatatactgatgttataccaataataaaccaattactatttttaaattctctgattatagttttaatacaccaaaattataccattaATTATACCGATATTATACACAtcgtattttttaaataatttttattttctggtagttttgtaattaattttaaatcagtcgatatttttataaataaaaaagtttacaggtacttttataaatatttttaaaattttaaatacttTTGTCATCATCCCATCTTTTTACACATcaatgtttttgaaaaaaattaacaaatatactctaaaaattaatttatgataaatttcAATCCTTCAATTTTATtacttataataaatatatccaactcctaatttataattttttttagatacaTAATTCTCATTTGCAATCCATATAATCAACGGTGGTATATTTTTTGTTGACAAAATGACTATTGACTGTTATTAAAAATTGGGTGGAATTTAGGTGACTCTTAAATGTGTATTACCCACTTGACTATAgttgattaaatattattttaatttttaaatcaccTTCTCTCTAATTATcatgaaatttaataaaaatcacttgaaattttttgattgcTATGAATATAATGATTTAGAATTTATTTAGgctcattaaaatatattgtatAAATTCACCTAGAATCCTTGTCTAATCCACCTCAAATCCATGtcatataaacacaataatataaaatccaCCAAAGTAAACATTACATCTACCACCAAAATCCATCAGATTCACGTTAAATTTGGATTATAATTTGATTGGAATACTAAACATCCACTGACAGACTCTTGCGTCTGACTCCGGTAGtggatttttggtgcatttttttaatccgatatttttaaaacattaaattggaaataattttttatgctagtatttttgtaattatttgtttTCTATGATAGTTGTGCAAAATATCCTTTtgtaaaatcaatatttttactTGTACTATTTTTGTTAATTAGATTATTAAACAATTATTAGAGTTATATATAATGTtgaatttctatatttttaaattaatttatttaaaaagaaattgacGAGTTTCTTTTTGCCAATTACTGTAATTAACCATGTTGATTAATATTGTAATCAACAAATGAAAgacaattaattttgaaaaacatatttaaaaaaaaatgaagtagGCATGGTGATGTCCAACTTATCGCAAGGataaatagtaattattaaaaaaattaagaaaaaggataaatagtaattattaaaaaaaaattaagaaaaagaaCAAGAAGAGAAATATGCACTCGTGAGCATATGTAATGTAATGTAATGTAATCAATCAGACTATCGATATAAAGAAGTTTACCGTAAATTCACTTTTCAAGGATTGAACGAAATCATAGTCCCAAATTGAAGGAAGATAATTAGCAGATCTTCTTACTAAAATTTCATCGTTGGGGGATGTAGACTGCCTGCAAACTGACATATTGCTATTAGATATTATAAACTGggttattttcttttattgataagATGTATCTGATCCATCATCACACCTTTATATACACATTCTTGGGGTCCACAAttcaaccatttttttttaacgGAAGAATGTGATCTTCATTAATAGAAAAGACGACTTAGACAAGTCTCGACTCCAGCCAAGCCACTTGGGCTAGCGGGTTGTTACAAAAACTAACGTCATTAAGGGCTTTTTTGGCAACTTCATGTGCCACCCAATTACAAGAACGATTTACAAAGACAAAGGAGTATGATGGCAGATTAGCACATAGATTACGACAATCCTGAAGAATAACATCGCAGTCTATATCAGTCGTAGTGCCATTTGTCAGAGCATCAATCAAACCTTTTGCATCCCCTTCGAAAATAGTTACAGGTAGCTTCCGCCTCACAGCCATGTTAATGCTCTCTCTGATGGCTAGGGCTTCAACCACTCCCGAGGATTTTGCTTGTCTAACCTGAAAAGCATGGGAGCTAATAACCCTTCCACTCGATTCTCTGACTACGCAGGCTCCAGCTCCTACCTTAGTTGCAGATAGAAAAGCgccatcaaaattaattttgacagCATTTTCAGGGGGAGGCTGCCAGTTACTGCTCACTGCAACCACTGGAGGAGAGAAAGGGATAACATGAGCGTCAGAAGCTAAGGTAGCAACCCGGTGCAGTTCTTGGGAGGCTTGTAGAATCTGAACTGGATCGGCATGCTCATCTCGGAAAATGATAGCATTTCTTGCTAGCCATATTGACCACATTATCCATACGGCTTGCTCCGTCAACTTGGCACCGTCCTCTTTAGCAGATAGCCACTTGTACATCCTTATCCAGCAATCTGTAAAACATAGATTGTCCGTGTCTGCGAAGAGGTCACCTGTGATCCATCCCAACCAGACTACCAAAGAGAAGGGACAGTGGAAAAAGAGGTGCTCAGTGGTTTCCGGTTTGTTGCAGCGTGGACACAACTCTGAGTGACCTGATAATCTTTTATTCAAGTTAGCATTCGTTGCAAGGCCACAGTTAATGGTCTTCCAGAGGAAGCATCTAATGTTTGGAGGCACGTTGATTTTCCAGACTTCATTCCACTTGAATTGCACCGGAATAGAGGCTGGGCATGTGGGGCGACAGGTAGCCTGAAAGGTCAAGTGGTAGGCAGATCCCACTGTGAAATTCCCGTTCTTGGTGTGATGCCAGACTTGTCTGTCATTCTGTCCCGTACTGCTAATGGGCATCTGTAGGATAACCTCTGCTTCTTCTGACCGAAAGATAGACCGAACCAATGGCACATTCCATCTAGACCCGTTCCCACACATGAGATCACACGGTCTATGAACAGAGGGTGGAATGATTGTGGTAGTAGGAATAGTAAATGGTGCTGAAGTAGGAAGCCAGGGGTCTCTATTAAGTAGGATGTCATTTCCAGATCTGAGCTGCCATCGTACACCCCCTTGAAGGATTGTCTTAGCCTGCAAGATACTATGCCATGCCCACGACCCATTCGAGTGGGATTTAGCTTCCATGAACGAACAATGTGGAAAATATTTCCCTTTTAGAACTTTAGTGATCAGCGCCTCCGGCTTAGTTAGTAATTTCCACCCTTGCTTAGCGAGGAGCGCTTTATTAAATTGTTCCAAGTCGCGAAAACCGAGACCTCCCACCTCCTTCGGCTGGCACATACGTTTCCAGGAAATCCAATGCATCTTTTTCTCCCCGTTCTTCTGTCCCCACCAGAAGTTAGAGATAATTTTGTTGATTTCCTTGTGCAGACTGCGAGGGAGCATAAAGCACGACATCGAATAAACCGGGACTGCAGTGGCGACACTTTTAATTAAAACTTCCCTACCACCGTGGGATAGCAGACTACCCTTCCACCCCGCCACCTTACTTTTAACTTTGGCAATGATATCTCTAAAGGTGCTCATCTTGGATCTGGAGATGAGAGCTGGTAACCCA containing:
- the LOC126656836 gene encoding (-)-alpha-terpineol synthase-like, with product MSVCRQSTSPNDEILVRRSANYLPSIWDYDFVQSLKSEFTAKQYSEKLNKLKGVVKMMFEETTSPLDQLEMIDCMQRLGFSYHFHNEIEASLTNLHTINYAHKKQYDLHATALEFRLLRQYGYSTNQEIFTSFIDEQGKFKDCVEDDLKGLLYLYEASYLMVEGENLLEDAQKFCIKHLQKYVKEKNIGEEEYLVVLVRRALELPLHWRTQRWEARWFIDVYELNKNMNPTFLELAKLDFNMLQAIHQQDLKHVSRWWKRTGLGEKLEFARNRLVEVMFWSVGAIFEPEYGYTRRVLSKAGALITVIDDIYDVYGNLEELELFTDAVVRWDLNAMDELPHYMQICFLALYNSINELAFDDLQDRDVHIISYVKKGIIILNFQWADLCKAYLIEAKWYYNGYIPTLQGYLENGWVSIATPLLVVHAVFTISNQISEEASAYIKKSPTVIKLASLISRLANDLGTYSNEIKKGDNPKSIQCYMHETRTSEEEARKHLHYLIGEAWKTINEDQINNTIFYCTSTF